A genomic segment from Micromonospora echinaurantiaca encodes:
- a CDS encoding TetR/AcrR family transcriptional regulator: protein MVYRSTERVQARLNDSRERIIAAALEIMAGAGYAGCSVAAVAERAGVATGTVYRHFPTKAELFAEVFRTASQREVDAVARAAALERTAAAQVSAVVETFAGRALKSPRLAYALLAEPVDPAVDAERLVFRRAYADLIAGYVAAGVAGGELPPQEPELTATALVGALAEAMVGPLAAGVAGPGTIPGLITFIHRALGVSP from the coding sequence GTGGTCTACCGGAGCACCGAGCGGGTGCAGGCTCGCCTGAACGACTCGCGGGAGCGGATCATCGCCGCCGCGCTGGAGATCATGGCCGGGGCGGGATACGCCGGCTGCTCGGTGGCCGCCGTCGCCGAGCGGGCGGGCGTGGCCACCGGCACGGTCTACCGCCACTTCCCCACCAAGGCCGAGCTGTTCGCCGAGGTGTTCCGCACCGCCTCGCAGCGCGAGGTGGACGCCGTCGCGCGCGCCGCGGCGCTGGAGCGCACCGCCGCCGCGCAGGTGTCGGCCGTGGTCGAGACGTTCGCCGGCCGCGCACTGAAGTCCCCGCGGTTGGCGTACGCGCTGCTCGCCGAGCCGGTCGACCCGGCCGTCGACGCCGAGCGGCTGGTCTTCCGCCGGGCGTACGCCGACCTGATCGCCGGCTACGTCGCGGCCGGCGTGGCCGGCGGCGAACTGCCCCCGCAGGAGCCGGAGCTGACCGCCACCGCGCTGGTCGGCGCCCTGGCCGAGGCGATGGTCGGCCCGCTCGCCGCCGGGGTCGCCGGCCCGGGCACCATCCCCGGCCTGATCACCTTCATCCACCGCGCGCTGGGAGTATCGCCGTGA
- a CDS encoding acyl-CoA dehydrogenase family protein codes for MTTHEVSNQVPPLVGYDAADDPALLDGLEREGAGWAAAELHELGRLGGTEAAIEHGRLANDHPPVLRTHDRYGHRIDEVEFHPAWHELMRTAVTHGLHAAPWADDRPGAHVARAAKFYTWRPDAGHGCPISMTYAAVPALRHEPGLAARYEPLLTATTYDFGLRAPLGKRGLLAGMSMTEKQGGSDVRANTTTARPEPDGSYRLLGHKWFTSAPMCDVFLTLAQAPGGLTCFLVPRVLPDGTRNPMRLMRLKDKLGNRSNASAEIEYEHAVAWRVGDEGRGVRTIIDMVNLTRLDCVIGAAAGMRQGVLTAAHHATHRQAFGRYLADQPLMRNVLADLAVESEAATVLMMRLAGATDRSARGDAGETAFKRLALAVGKYWVCKRWPAHAAEALECLGGNGYVEESGMPRLFRESPLNSIWEGSGNVAALDVLRALGREPQVMAAFQAEVGAAAGADARLDAAVRQVRADLSDAGDLELRARRVVERLALVLQGSLLVRYGHPAVADAFCASRLGGDHGQAFGTLPSGVDFAAIIARAVPKLG; via the coding sequence GTGACGACGCACGAGGTCAGCAACCAGGTTCCCCCGCTGGTCGGCTACGACGCCGCGGACGATCCGGCCCTGCTCGACGGGCTCGAGCGGGAGGGCGCCGGCTGGGCCGCCGCCGAACTGCACGAGCTCGGCCGCCTCGGCGGCACCGAGGCGGCGATCGAGCACGGGCGGCTGGCCAACGACCACCCGCCGGTGCTGCGCACCCACGACCGCTACGGCCACCGGATCGACGAGGTGGAGTTCCACCCGGCCTGGCACGAGCTGATGCGTACCGCCGTCACGCACGGGCTGCACGCCGCGCCGTGGGCGGACGACCGGCCGGGCGCGCACGTGGCCCGGGCCGCCAAGTTCTACACCTGGCGGCCCGACGCCGGGCACGGCTGCCCGATCTCGATGACCTACGCGGCGGTGCCGGCGCTGCGCCACGAGCCGGGGCTGGCCGCGCGGTACGAGCCGCTGCTCACCGCCACCACGTACGACTTCGGCCTGCGTGCGCCGCTCGGCAAGCGGGGCCTGCTGGCCGGCATGTCCATGACGGAGAAGCAGGGCGGTTCGGACGTCCGCGCCAACACCACCACCGCCCGCCCCGAGCCGGACGGCAGCTACCGGCTGCTCGGGCACAAGTGGTTCACCTCGGCGCCGATGTGCGACGTCTTCCTCACCCTCGCCCAGGCGCCGGGCGGGCTCACCTGCTTCCTGGTCCCGCGGGTCCTGCCGGACGGCACCCGCAACCCGATGCGGCTGATGCGCCTGAAGGACAAGCTCGGCAACCGCTCCAACGCCTCCGCCGAGATCGAGTACGAGCACGCCGTCGCCTGGCGGGTCGGCGACGAGGGGCGCGGCGTCCGCACCATCATCGACATGGTCAACCTGACCCGGCTGGACTGCGTCATCGGCGCGGCGGCCGGGATGCGCCAGGGCGTGCTCACCGCCGCCCACCACGCCACCCACCGGCAGGCGTTCGGCCGGTACCTGGCCGACCAGCCGCTGATGCGCAACGTGCTGGCCGACCTCGCGGTCGAGTCCGAGGCCGCCACCGTGCTGATGATGCGGCTCGCCGGCGCGACCGACCGGTCCGCGCGCGGCGACGCCGGCGAGACCGCGTTCAAGCGGCTCGCCCTCGCCGTCGGCAAGTACTGGGTGTGCAAGCGCTGGCCGGCGCACGCCGCGGAGGCCCTCGAATGCCTGGGCGGCAACGGCTACGTCGAGGAGTCCGGCATGCCGCGGCTGTTCCGGGAGTCCCCGCTGAACTCGATCTGGGAGGGTTCCGGCAACGTCGCCGCGCTGGACGTGCTGCGCGCTCTCGGCCGGGAACCCCAGGTCATGGCGGCGTTCCAGGCCGAGGTGGGCGCCGCCGCCGGCGCCGACGCGCGGCTCGACGCCGCGGTACGCCAGGTGCGGGCCGACCTGTCCGACGCCGGTGATCTGGAACTGCGGGCCCGCCGCGTGGTCGAGCGGCTCGCGCTGGTGCTGCAGGGCTCGCTGCTGGTGCGGTACGGCCACCCCGCCGTCGCCGACGCCTTCTGCGCCTCCCGGCTCGGCGGCGACCACGGCCAGGCGTTCGGCACGCTGCCCAGCGGGGTCGACTTCGCCGCGATCATCGCCCGCGCCGTGCCCAAGCTGGGCTGA
- a CDS encoding spermine/spermidine synthase domain-containing protein — protein MESAAVTVERRVTERGELVLRAEAGHYEVISNGVFLMDTRAGRSERLLIQAALAAVSGNARLLIGGLGVGFSLAEAARSERATEITVVEIEPALVAWHRSHLSRFSEHALDDPRVRVVTADIVTWLRGTDQRFDAICLDVDNGPDWTVFDGNADLYGVDGAALLRSRLRPGGVLAVWSAAHSPGYARRLAEHVGPVDTHRVEVPRGEPDVVYLAHAR, from the coding sequence GTGGAGAGCGCGGCCGTCACAGTCGAACGCCGGGTCACCGAACGCGGTGAACTGGTCCTGCGAGCCGAGGCGGGGCACTACGAGGTGATCAGCAACGGGGTGTTCCTGATGGACACCCGCGCCGGGCGTTCCGAGCGGCTGCTCATCCAGGCGGCGCTGGCGGCGGTGTCGGGGAACGCGCGGCTGCTCATCGGCGGACTCGGGGTGGGCTTCTCGCTGGCGGAGGCGGCCCGCTCGGAACGCGCCACGGAGATCACCGTGGTGGAGATCGAGCCGGCGCTGGTCGCCTGGCACCGCAGCCACCTGTCCCGGTTCAGCGAGCACGCCCTCGACGACCCCCGGGTACGGGTGGTGACCGCCGACATCGTGACCTGGCTGCGCGGGACCGACCAGCGCTTCGACGCGATCTGCCTGGACGTCGACAACGGTCCGGACTGGACGGTCTTCGACGGCAACGCCGACCTCTACGGCGTCGACGGGGCGGCCCTGCTCCGGTCCCGGCTGCGCCCCGGCGGCGTACTGGCGGTCTGGAGCGCCGCCCACTCCCCCGGGTACGCGCGCCGGCTGGCCGAGCACGTCGGCCCGGTGGACACCCATCGCGTCGAGGTGCCGCGCGGCGAGCCGGACGTGGTCTACCTCGCGCACGCCCGGTAG
- a CDS encoding YncE family protein encodes MATTTLSRRTLLTVLAGTGASALVGCDPTGGPATAPAAAIPDPLLVELADGLGVLRGAERRTLPHAVATAEGRTVYAAAPQGADTAFWRADTVTGRTSPRVVLPGRWVPQAVAAHGTAVALTSELVRVTAGRPAGRDVTPVLIADASGVRQRLDLRGNVVPEAFTGDLTGLFVLEWLPAAAPDRYRVRVVDLATGTPGPLSTRAKAPVPPGAEEEMRGDGRQAVLAPDRRTLYTLYTHQPGHRHTRDLVSGRPGNAHAFVHTLNLVERWAYCVDLPHPFGEGPASGHAMAITPDGRRLYVTDVASGGVAEISTEELTVRRTATLATATGAAHVAADGNRLFLGAGTTVRTVDLADLGQAAQWPVREPVAGLVLSPGGNRLHVGQTRAVSWYDPATGRELGRAAVPGLVALHSLAGG; translated from the coding sequence ATGGCCACGACGACGCTCTCGCGGCGTACCCTGCTGACCGTGCTCGCCGGCACCGGCGCTTCTGCGCTGGTCGGCTGCGATCCCACCGGTGGCCCGGCCACGGCACCCGCCGCCGCGATCCCCGACCCGCTGCTCGTCGAACTCGCCGACGGCCTCGGCGTGCTGCGCGGCGCGGAGCGGCGGACCCTCCCGCACGCCGTCGCCACCGCGGAAGGGCGGACGGTCTACGCGGCCGCACCCCAGGGCGCCGACACCGCCTTCTGGCGGGCGGACACCGTCACCGGCCGCACGTCGCCCCGGGTCGTCCTGCCGGGACGGTGGGTGCCGCAGGCCGTCGCCGCCCACGGTACGGCGGTGGCCCTCACCTCGGAGCTCGTGCGGGTCACCGCCGGGCGGCCGGCCGGCCGGGACGTCACGCCGGTGCTGATCGCCGACGCCAGCGGGGTCCGGCAGCGGCTCGACCTGCGCGGCAACGTCGTGCCCGAGGCGTTCACCGGCGACCTCACCGGACTGTTCGTCCTGGAATGGCTGCCGGCGGCGGCGCCGGACCGCTACCGGGTGCGGGTGGTCGACCTCGCCACCGGCACGCCCGGCCCGCTCTCCACCCGGGCCAAGGCGCCGGTCCCACCGGGCGCCGAGGAGGAGATGCGCGGCGACGGACGCCAGGCCGTGCTCGCCCCGGACCGCCGGACGCTCTACACGCTCTACACCCACCAGCCCGGCCATCGGCACACCCGTGACCTGGTCAGCGGGCGGCCGGGCAACGCGCACGCGTTCGTCCACACGCTGAACCTCGTCGAGCGGTGGGCGTACTGCGTCGACCTGCCGCACCCGTTCGGGGAGGGGCCGGCGAGCGGCCACGCCATGGCGATCACGCCGGACGGGCGCCGACTCTACGTGACCGACGTGGCCTCGGGCGGCGTCGCGGAGATCTCCACCGAGGAGTTGACGGTACGCCGGACGGCGACCCTGGCCACGGCCACCGGCGCGGCCCACGTCGCCGCGGACGGAAACCGCCTCTTCCTCGGCGCCGGTACGACCGTACGCACGGTGGACCTCGCCGACCTCGGCCAGGCCGCGCAGTGGCCGGTCCGCGAGCCGGTCGCCGGCCTGGTGCTGAGCCCCGGCGGCAACCGCCTCCATGTCGGCCAGACCCGTGCCGTGAGCTGGTACGACCCGGCCACCGGCCGGGAACTCGGCCGCGCCGCCGTGCCCGGCCTGGTGGCGCTGCACAGCCTGGCCGGCGGCTGA
- a CDS encoding RNA polymerase sigma factor, which yields MRSVPPEVPLDDEELVTRARAGDLESYELLVARHTASAHRTAVLLGAGSDAEDVIQEAFVKGYRKLSRYRGESSFRSWLLAIVANETRNLHRSRGRRDGLVLRAAANRQPEVAEDVAVGAVLAAERRAALVDALRRLPEKDREVIVCRFFLDLNEEETVTMLGWPRGTVKSRTSRALVKLRALLDGAEVRGG from the coding sequence ATGAGGTCAGTCCCCCCGGAGGTTCCCCTGGACGACGAAGAGCTCGTCACCCGCGCCCGGGCCGGTGACCTGGAGTCGTACGAGCTCCTGGTCGCCCGGCACACCGCGTCCGCGCACCGGACGGCGGTGCTGCTCGGCGCGGGCTCGGACGCGGAGGACGTCATCCAGGAGGCGTTCGTGAAGGGATACCGCAAGCTCTCCCGCTATCGCGGGGAGTCGTCGTTCCGCTCCTGGCTGCTGGCCATCGTGGCGAACGAGACCCGCAACCTGCACCGGTCGCGGGGGCGGCGGGACGGGCTCGTGCTGCGGGCCGCGGCGAACCGACAGCCGGAGGTCGCCGAGGATGTCGCGGTCGGCGCGGTGCTGGCCGCGGAGCGCCGCGCCGCGCTGGTCGACGCCCTGCGCCGGCTGCCGGAGAAGGACCGCGAGGTGATCGTCTGCCGGTTCTTCCTCGACCTCAACGAGGAGGAGACCGTGACCATGCTGGGCTGGCCCCGGGGCACGGTCAAGTCGCGCACCTCCCGGGCGCTGGTGAAGCTCCGCGCCCTGCTCGACGGTGCGGAGGTCCGCGGTGGATGA
- a CDS encoding SEC-C metal-binding domain-containing protein: MPTTDVITSADLAELRRSALGTANPLGVAAELAEAVEQGRLADPADAGDALALAAEIAEIRARLDAALRYADRAVAAYPSRDDPRAGIARALRARILFRAGGREDEAMAELTALRPLLTEQPDAPAYVSAALDAGGRTAVAEEWLSAAVDTLLGERATAAEPAASTAAAAEAALEVGPPEAPGVLFFLLQQRHRVRRDLNLPHDRNDDLADRLEARLVRRAQERQAAEPDLLFWPRAEFDRLLTEQSALTEAYGPDWDAHRARLEKQLVRLTGAGRTGLHVLAGSVDGLVGYAGRHDGDPADPEIRAGYARELAARPAARIPWPPERNDACWCGSGSKYKKCCLPRSRG; the protein is encoded by the coding sequence GTGCCGACGACAGACGTGATCACCAGCGCCGACCTCGCCGAACTGCGCCGCTCGGCGCTCGGGACGGCCAATCCGCTCGGCGTCGCCGCCGAGCTCGCCGAGGCGGTGGAGCAGGGCCGGCTGGCGGATCCGGCGGACGCCGGGGACGCGCTGGCCCTGGCCGCCGAGATCGCCGAGATCCGGGCGCGGCTGGATGCCGCACTCCGGTACGCCGATCGGGCGGTGGCCGCGTACCCGTCCCGGGACGACCCGCGGGCCGGCATCGCCCGGGCGCTGCGGGCCCGGATCCTGTTCCGCGCCGGCGGTCGCGAGGACGAGGCGATGGCCGAACTCACCGCGCTGCGCCCGCTGCTGACCGAACAGCCGGACGCCCCCGCGTACGTCAGCGCGGCGTTGGACGCCGGCGGCCGCACCGCGGTGGCCGAGGAGTGGCTGAGCGCGGCGGTCGACACCCTGCTCGGCGAGCGCGCCACCGCGGCCGAACCGGCCGCCTCGACCGCGGCCGCCGCCGAGGCGGCGCTGGAGGTCGGCCCGCCGGAGGCGCCCGGCGTGCTGTTCTTCCTGCTGCAACAGCGGCACCGGGTGCGCCGGGACCTCAACCTGCCGCACGACCGCAACGACGACCTCGCCGACCGGCTGGAGGCCCGGCTGGTCCGCCGGGCCCAGGAGCGGCAGGCCGCCGAGCCCGACCTGCTCTTCTGGCCCCGGGCCGAGTTCGACCGACTCCTCACCGAGCAGTCGGCGCTGACCGAGGCGTACGGGCCGGACTGGGACGCGCACCGGGCCCGGCTGGAGAAGCAGCTGGTGCGGCTGACCGGGGCCGGCCGTACCGGGTTGCACGTGCTCGCCGGGTCGGTGGACGGGCTGGTCGGCTACGCCGGCCGGCACGACGGGGACCCGGCCGACCCGGAGATCCGGGCCGGTTACGCGCGCGAGCTGGCGGCCCGTCCGGCGGCGCGGATCCCCTGGCCGCCGGAGCGCAACGACGCCTGCTGGTGCGGCTCGGGCAGCAAGTACAAGAAATGCTGCCTGCCGCGCTCCCGCGGCTGA
- a CDS encoding class II fructose-bisphosphate aldolase produces MPLSATADLVARAARAGHAACAFNVITLEHAEAVVDAAERVGAPAILQISENAVKYHGGRVLPIARAAAEVARTAAVDVALHLDHVRDEGLLRQAADAGVSSVMYDAAGLPYAANVEATRRAADWAHERGLWIEAELGWIGGKDGEAPLDAHAPGARTDPGQAAAYVAATRVDALAVAVGSRHAMTTRTATLDHALIAKLRGAVDVPLVLHGSSGVSDADLAQAAAGGIVKINIGTALNVAFTTAVRARLADDPRGADPRAYLSLGRTAMAETVEHFLRLLAAPNS; encoded by the coding sequence ATGCCCCTGTCCGCCACCGCCGACCTCGTCGCGCGGGCCGCCCGCGCCGGCCACGCGGCCTGCGCCTTCAACGTCATCACCCTCGAACACGCCGAGGCCGTGGTGGACGCGGCGGAGCGGGTCGGCGCCCCGGCCATCCTGCAGATCAGCGAGAACGCGGTGAAGTACCACGGCGGCCGGGTGCTGCCGATCGCCCGGGCGGCCGCCGAGGTGGCCCGGACCGCCGCCGTCGACGTCGCGCTGCACCTGGACCACGTGCGCGACGAGGGACTGTTGCGCCAGGCCGCCGACGCCGGGGTGAGTTCGGTGATGTACGACGCGGCGGGGCTGCCCTACGCGGCCAACGTCGAGGCGACCCGGCGGGCCGCCGACTGGGCCCACGAACGCGGGCTCTGGATCGAGGCCGAGCTGGGCTGGATCGGCGGCAAGGACGGCGAGGCGCCGTTGGACGCCCACGCGCCCGGCGCCCGCACCGACCCCGGTCAGGCGGCGGCGTACGTGGCGGCGACCCGGGTGGACGCGCTCGCCGTGGCGGTCGGCAGCCGGCACGCCATGACCACCCGCACCGCGACCCTCGACCACGCGCTGATCGCCAAGCTCCGCGGCGCGGTCGACGTGCCGCTGGTGCTGCACGGCTCGTCGGGCGTCTCCGACGCCGACCTCGCCCAGGCGGCGGCCGGCGGCATCGTGAAGATCAACATCGGCACCGCGCTGAACGTCGCGTTCACCACGGCCGTCCGGGCCCGCCTCGCCGACGATCCCCGCGGCGCCGACCCGCGGGCGTACCTGTCGCTGGGCCGGACCGCGATGGCGGAGACCGTCGAGCACTTCCTCCGGCTGCTCGCCGCGCCCAACAGCTGA
- a CDS encoding 1-phosphofructokinase family hexose kinase — protein sequence MIVTVTLNPALDITHTVASLVPHSSHRVTDVAAQAGGKGVNVARVLHALGLPTVAVAFRGGLTGAAVAADLDRHGIAHRLVDTAGESRRTFTVVDLGSGDATVFNEAGPAVSGAEWQALREQVHRLLTGASVLVLSGSLPPGLPDTAYAQLAGAAARAGVPVILDAAGPPLRAGVAAGPDVIKPNASELAEATGLPDPLAAAEALRAAGARAVVASLGPAGLLAVTPDGTFRAEPPAPLAGNPTGAGDSVVAAIAAGIHTGTSWPHRLADAVALSTATVKAPRAGQFDADTYHRLAPRPAGSRTPTPHPS from the coding sequence ATGATCGTCACGGTCACGCTGAACCCCGCGCTCGACATCACCCACACCGTCGCGTCGCTGGTGCCGCACAGCAGCCACCGGGTCACCGACGTCGCCGCCCAGGCCGGCGGCAAGGGCGTCAACGTCGCCCGCGTCCTGCACGCGCTGGGGCTACCCACCGTCGCCGTGGCGTTCCGCGGCGGCCTCACCGGCGCCGCCGTCGCCGCCGACCTCGACCGCCACGGCATCGCCCACCGGCTGGTCGACACCGCCGGAGAGAGCCGGCGCACGTTCACCGTCGTCGACCTCGGCAGCGGCGACGCCACCGTCTTCAACGAGGCCGGCCCGGCGGTGTCCGGCGCGGAGTGGCAGGCGCTCCGCGAGCAGGTGCACCGACTGCTCACCGGCGCGTCCGTGCTGGTCCTCTCCGGCAGCCTGCCGCCCGGGCTGCCCGACACGGCGTACGCCCAACTGGCCGGCGCCGCCGCGCGGGCCGGCGTGCCGGTGATCCTGGACGCGGCCGGACCGCCGCTGCGCGCCGGCGTCGCGGCCGGCCCAGACGTGATCAAGCCCAACGCCTCCGAACTGGCGGAGGCGACCGGCCTGCCCGACCCGCTCGCCGCCGCCGAGGCGCTGCGTGCGGCGGGGGCGCGGGCGGTGGTGGCCTCGCTGGGCCCGGCGGGCCTGCTCGCCGTCACCCCCGACGGCACCTTCCGTGCCGAACCGCCGGCGCCGCTGGCCGGCAACCCGACCGGCGCCGGCGACTCGGTCGTCGCCGCGATCGCGGCCGGCATCCACACCGGAACGTCGTGGCCGCACCGGCTGGCGGACGCGGTGGCGCTCTCCACCGCCACGGTGAAGGCGCCCCGCGCCGGCCAGTTCGACGCCGACACCTACCACCGGCTCGCCCCCCGGCCGGCCGGATCCCGCACGCCGACGCCCCACCCCAGCTGA
- a CDS encoding YncE family protein, with protein MPLSRRSLLAGSCLTGAALAVGHGSLATPAFAQDDEPLTPTSFGPASLTAAVRGAAVIGDSVFVTSRFNTPEGKMRLGEFDVNTGEMRSIDDLAIPSNGGQKLAADGRYVYIGPAGSAYVHRFDPQTKELVAWARAGGSTTWYYDMVVHGEHLYLGTYPDCTVKRVRLADATVETYGRISTSQYAAAVAVDDEYVYGGSAAPGSLLVWPKAGGAPTDLTAHLSASPVGILDLVVNDGVIYVASGRQLISFRRDGSGRVSRDIPAEDRYIDQLTVGGDGKVYALTRLTTNLYEVTADALVRVGKPLADVENQLLAPLPGGALLGVSGLGHVWRATPNGAATVWQTATRGFGYPETIQSMLRHTRNTVWVGGHYAMTVHRPEAGTSQRFDVNGEVKAMAEGKAGTVYAGLYPSTQIVAIDPDSFAVTVLGLLGNEQLRTKRIHVDRPRNQLIVASSPQTTKHTGALTFIDLSDNTVDSHREFLPEQSVMDVVVQGTTAYLAGDTYGEGTSGPIRRTAQVAAVDIVTRKLLWREEIKPDWQSYESLHVVGNLLYAMGRRPRGAWFAYDLTTRTIVMEGDLGGYGQFNGVDGRVFSWVHWTNDICELPTVPGGEVTTLYDNVPRGWYNNPAFNFTPDGKATWGMLGMDLARFPLPRR; from the coding sequence ATGCCCCTCAGCCGTCGATCACTCCTCGCTGGTAGCTGCCTCACCGGCGCTGCCCTGGCGGTGGGCCACGGATCCCTCGCCACGCCGGCGTTCGCGCAGGACGACGAGCCGCTCACCCCGACCAGTTTCGGTCCGGCGTCGTTGACCGCCGCCGTCCGCGGCGCCGCCGTCATCGGCGACAGCGTCTTCGTCACCTCCCGGTTCAACACGCCGGAGGGGAAGATGCGGCTGGGCGAGTTCGACGTCAACACCGGCGAGATGCGCAGCATCGACGACCTGGCCATCCCGAGCAACGGTGGGCAGAAGCTCGCCGCCGACGGCCGGTACGTCTACATCGGCCCGGCCGGCAGCGCGTACGTCCACCGGTTCGACCCGCAGACCAAGGAGCTGGTGGCCTGGGCGCGAGCCGGTGGCAGCACCACCTGGTACTACGACATGGTCGTGCACGGCGAGCACCTCTACCTCGGCACGTACCCCGACTGCACGGTCAAGCGGGTCCGGCTGGCCGACGCGACCGTCGAGACGTACGGGCGCATCTCGACCTCGCAGTACGCGGCGGCCGTGGCGGTCGACGACGAGTACGTCTACGGCGGCTCGGCCGCGCCCGGCAGTCTGCTGGTCTGGCCGAAGGCCGGCGGCGCCCCGACCGACCTGACCGCGCACCTCAGCGCCTCCCCGGTCGGCATCCTCGACCTGGTGGTCAACGACGGGGTCATCTACGTGGCCAGCGGCCGGCAGCTGATCTCGTTCCGCCGCGACGGCTCCGGCCGGGTCTCCCGGGACATCCCGGCCGAGGACCGCTACATCGACCAGCTGACCGTCGGTGGCGACGGCAAGGTGTACGCGCTGACCCGGCTCACCACGAACCTGTACGAGGTGACCGCAGACGCTCTGGTCCGGGTCGGCAAGCCGCTCGCCGACGTGGAGAACCAGCTCCTCGCCCCGCTGCCCGGCGGCGCCCTGCTCGGCGTGAGCGGCCTCGGACACGTGTGGCGGGCGACGCCGAACGGCGCGGCCACCGTGTGGCAGACCGCCACCCGCGGCTTCGGCTACCCGGAGACCATCCAGTCGATGCTGCGGCACACCCGCAACACCGTCTGGGTGGGTGGCCACTACGCGATGACCGTGCACCGCCCGGAGGCCGGCACCAGCCAGCGGTTCGACGTCAACGGCGAGGTCAAGGCGATGGCCGAGGGGAAGGCCGGCACCGTCTACGCGGGCCTCTACCCGAGCACCCAGATCGTGGCGATCGACCCGGACAGCTTCGCCGTCACCGTGCTGGGGCTGCTCGGCAACGAGCAGCTGCGCACCAAGCGGATCCACGTCGACCGACCGCGCAACCAGCTGATCGTCGCGTCCAGTCCGCAGACCACCAAGCACACCGGGGCGCTGACCTTCATCGACCTGTCCGACAACACCGTCGACTCGCACCGGGAGTTCCTGCCCGAGCAGAGCGTGATGGACGTGGTGGTGCAGGGCACCACGGCGTACCTCGCCGGTGACACCTACGGCGAGGGCACCAGCGGGCCGATCCGCAGGACCGCGCAGGTGGCGGCCGTCGACATCGTCACCCGCAAGTTGCTCTGGCGCGAGGAGATCAAGCCGGACTGGCAGTCGTACGAGAGCTTGCACGTGGTCGGCAACCTGCTCTACGCGATGGGCCGCCGCCCGCGCGGGGCCTGGTTCGCCTACGACCTGACCACCCGCACCATCGTGATGGAGGGTGACCTCGGCGGGTACGGCCAGTTCAACGGCGTCGACGGGCGGGTGTTCTCCTGGGTGCACTGGACCAACGACATCTGTGAGCTGCCGACCGTGCCGGGCGGCGAGGTGACCACGCTCTACGACAACGTGCCGCGCGGCTGGTACAACAACCCGGCGTTCAACTTCACCCCGGACGGCAAGGCGACCTGGGGCATGCTCGGCATGGACCTGGCCCGCTTCCCACTGCCCAGGAGGTAG